CGGAGTTGCCGGATCGGTACTGACACAATTGAAGTGAAGTCTCGGTACCGGCAGCGCCGCCAAAACGTCTGAAGTAAATACCTGAGCGACATCGCTATTGCTCACGTCACATACCAGTGACCCCGCATTCGCCGCAGCCGTAAAGCCTGTCATGGCGATGAGAACCATCATCAAAACAACTCTTTTCCCAACCATCGTCCACCCCCTTCTCTATGCCTTGGTAAAGCGACATATAGTTTGCGGCAGTATTCTCCCATTAAAGTCTATCATGAGGTCAGGTGATGTCAATCGGACGATCAAGAAATTCGGAGAAGACATACCTCTCGTGATTTTCTTGTGAGCATTCGATCCGCTTGCGGGAGGAACTCCGACAGGGCCGAGGAGAGATATACGTACTTTGGGATGAGTCGACTTCGGGAATCACCTGAAGACTTCCCGGCCATCTGCTCTAATATCCGTAGTCGCCGACCGTAATGCGCACGAGTTTGCCGTTTTCGAATCTCAGGTAATAGAGGAATCTCGTTGGTCCGAAATTGTACTCCCATTCCTCGACTCTGATCTGCTCTCTGAGAAACGGCGGCTCCTGCGACAGCTCTTCATCCGATTGAACAGGGATATCTCGATAGAAGTCCCTTCTCACGCTTTCTTTCTCCCACCTCTCGATGTTGCTCGGGTCGCCGCATTTCCTCAGCACATCGGATTTCACCGCCCCCCGCGAAATGATGTACTGGCCGCATCTGAGATCAGACGCCGGGTTGTCCGTGCCTGCTTCGATCGGAAGGGCTATGAAGACGAAAAACATCAAGGCCAGGTAATTCATTCCAACCTCCAGGCAGTTCAGCCAAAGACAAGCCCGTTCCTCTCGACTGTATTCGGGAGCACGGCCTGTACTACGCCCCATTATATCACGTTACGCAGTTACAGAGGCGTGAATAAACGCCGTTCTCTTTTGTTCGGCTAGGGCTCATGGTAAGACGACGAATCCGTCTTTTTTCTGTGGAGCGCAGTATAATATTATTTCATGGTCTGTTAAGAAACGGGAAGGGGAGAAAGATGTCGGGAGCGACGAGTCTGAGGCGGTTTGCCGTGACCTATATAATCCTCATGGGAGCCTTCTTCTTCCTGATAGGCTTTGTGCCCCTTCAAAAGATGTTTGACCTGAACGGACTTTATACCGAGGGGGTTGTGAAGGCCACGGCTCAGGTTCTCGGAGCGATGAGGGTCCCCGCCACTTGTGATGGTTCACTTATTCATCTCCCCGCCATCTCTCTTGACGTGAAATTCGGGTGTAACGGACTTGAGGCGGTGATGATATATTCTGTCGCTGTCATCGCCTTTCCCTCACCGTGGAAGAAACGGCTCATCGGCATCGGAGCCGGTTTCGTCGTTCTTCAGACATTGAATATCCTGAGGATTGCCTTCCTCGCCTACGCGGGGATTCATTTCAAGAGCCTCTTTGAATACCTCCACATCTACGTCGCGCAGGGCATAATGATAGCGGTCTCCCTCGGTATCTTCCTTATCTATCTGCGGTATGCGGAAGACAGGGAATAGACTGCAGCATAGGCTGATCCTCAAGACGATCCTCGTCTTCCTTGCGTCCTATCTCGTTTTTTTACTCCTCTGGATACAGGTGAAGGACTCTTACGGGTATGGGGTCACTTACCTGGCGTCTAAGGCGATCACGTTCGCAAAAGACGTCCGTTTTCAGGATATGACAGCGAAAGAGGGAATAATCGAGGCGACTTTCAGCGCACGAAAGGAGAAAGGCGAAATCCTCATCGACATACCGGTCAAGACGTCTTCCTATACGTTCAACGCGCCGCTAACCCTGGCGATGATGGCGGCCCTCTATCCCTTTATAAAGAGAAAGCGTAGGGCCTGCGGAGAGGCCCTTCTCATACTCCTCTTTGTTCACGTACTCTATGTCTTTTCCCTGGAGGCAAAGGAATTGACGGAGGTTCTGATAGACGGGGGTCTCGGGGCCTCGTCCGGACCCGGCGTGGCCGCCTACCAATTCCTCTGGGGATTCACGGACAACATGGTAATACGGTTCGAACCCTTCCTGATCGGATTCTATATCTTCATCCGATTCAGGAAATGAAGGTCCGGTCCGGTCAGTGTTCATACTTATCGAGCCTATTCACCACTGGGCGACAGAGACCGCGACCCGCTCTTCAACGTCTGCCGGAATCGCACCGTCTGTCAGAAGGCGACAGCCTGGTCCGCATTGGTGACGATCACTGACTGCGTAGTCGGGCCAATCGCCTTGTTCTTGTAAGCGGTAACCGTGTAGGTGTTCGGGGCCAGGCCGCTGAAGATTGCCGAAGTGCCGGCAGGGGTCTGTGTCTGAATTAAAAGACCGTTATGCTTCAGAACATAGAGCACCCCGGTAAAGGCACTGCTCGCGGTTATGCTGTACGACCCGGCGGTAGCCGATACGGTCACCGGGATGAACTCAGAAGCGAACTGGTTTCCGCCTTCGCTGACCGTATGAAGGATATTGAAGACGCCGCCCGAAGCGTACGTATGGCTGAATGCGCTGCCACTGGGGCCGAAGGAGACGCTGCCGTCATCCCAGTTCACCTCAACAACGAGATCGGTCGCACTTTTGGAATTATTTTCAGCGGAATTGTCCGTGAAGCTCACCGATAGGCCGTTTACTGTCACTGTTTGAGCGCTATGACTCACAGTCGGGGGAAGATCTTGAGAAGCGTGCATGCCTGTCGCGACGGCTGCCAGATAATTCTTGTCGAGATACATCGCGCCGTTTGTGGTAGCACCCGGTCCCGCGCTTCCTCCGTGGCACTGGCCGCATGCGAGGTCGAGGTCTACCCAAACAGCCGTGGTGTAGATCCCGTCAGGTGAAGTGTTTGCGGTTCTCTGCCCCGCGCCATACTGTGCCGGAGTCGGGAATGTGCTGTAATTAGGATCGGTACTGATTCTGAAAAGATGCGCTGCCCCGCCCTGCGACGCCACAGGCATGTGGCAGATCGCGCATGCATCCGTAACATCCGAGCCCGCTCCGATCGGCGTTCCGGGTCCGGTCGGATGCTTAATCAACCCGAAATTCCCCATGTTGCTGTGGCAGTTAATACCGCAGGCATTCTTCATCGACGTGGATGCTAAGGCGTTGATCTCAGGGACCGTACTCTCGTGGACGTCATGGCATCCGCTGCAGCCGCCGTAACTCGACTGAAAATTACTTTGATATTTAGCTGCATTCAGGATATCTCCTGAGGTTCCCGTGAACCTAGCATGAGGACTGTTCAGAAACTCCTGCCCCGTGGAGTAGCCGTAGAACGTAATAGCAAAGTTGCCGCTGTTGCTCACCTCAATCTGAGGCGGGTTGTTAACGCTAATCACCCCGGTATTAGGGTCCTGATGCTCCTGCCTGTGACAGCTCATGCAGAGATCGGTTGAGGCCAGTGCCGAGGGCAGAATTATGTTGTTTATGCTCGGTCCTGCCGCATGCGTGCTGCCTTGTCCATGACACCTTTCGCACTGGACCCCGTCAAGAGTCCAGGAACTCGTTGTGGCCGGGCCACCCGCGTCCGGGTCGAGGTTGAGGTTGATCGAAGGAAAAGAGAATA
This genomic window from Thermodesulfovibrionales bacterium contains:
- a CDS encoding DUF2845 domain-containing protein yields the protein MNYLALMFFVFIALPIEAGTDNPASDLRCGQYIISRGAVKSDVLRKCGDPSNIERWEKESVRRDFYRDIPVQSDEELSQEPPFLREQIRVEEWEYNFGPTRFLYYLRFENGKLVRITVGDYGY
- a CDS encoding exosortase H-associated membrane protein; translation: MRKTGNRLQHRLILKTILVFLASYLVFLLLWIQVKDSYGYGVTYLASKAITFAKDVRFQDMTAKEGIIEATFSARKEKGEILIDIPVKTSSYTFNAPLTLAMMAALYPFIKRKRRACGEALLILLFVHVLYVFSLEAKELTEVLIDGGLGASSGPGVAAYQFLWGFTDNMVIRFEPFLIGFYIFIRFRK
- the xrtH gene encoding exosortase H, with the protein product MSGATSLRRFAVTYIILMGAFFFLIGFVPLQKMFDLNGLYTEGVVKATAQVLGAMRVPATCDGSLIHLPAISLDVKFGCNGLEAVMIYSVAVIAFPSPWKKRLIGIGAGFVVLQTLNILRIAFLAYAGIHFKSLFEYLHIYVAQGIMIAVSLGIFLIYLRYAEDRE